One Euphorbia lathyris chromosome 1, ddEupLath1.1, whole genome shotgun sequence DNA segment encodes these proteins:
- the LOC136228895 gene encoding probable aspartyl aminopeptidase isoform X2, which yields MAKYDAPTDFINFLNASPTAFHAVDESKRLLINAGYVQVSEREDWKLEVGKRYFFTRNYSTIVAFAIGKKYVAGNGFYVVGAHTDSPCIKLKPVSKVTKSGYLEVGVQPYGGGLWHTWFDRDLTVAGRVILREQKDGCVAYSHQLVRVVEPIMRVPTLAIHLDRNVNSDGFKVNTQNHLLPVLATSSELNKVVAENGPAGSGDQTEGKKSNKGATTNNSKHHSVLLEIVANQLGCKPDDICDMELQACDTQPSVIGGAAKEFIFSGRLDNLCMSFCSLKALIDATSLESDLEDESGVRMVALFDHEEIGSNSAQGAGSPVMLDALSRITSTFNSDSKLLQKAIQKSFLVSADMAHALHPNYTDKHEENHQPKMHGGLVIKHNANQRYATNSITALLFREIASKHNLPVQDFVVRNDMPCGSTIGPILASGVGIRTVDVGAPQLSMHSIREMCAVDDIKHSYEHFKAFFQEISHLDSKITVDM from the exons ATGGCGAAGTATGACGCTCCCACTGATTTCATCAACTTCTTAAATGCTTCTCCAACTGCTTTTCACGCTGTTG ATGAGTCCAAAAGGCTATTGATAAACGCCGGATATGTACAAGTTTCTGAGAGAGAAGATTGGAAGTTGGAAGTCGGGAAACGATATTTCTTTACCAGGAATTACTCTACGATTGTGGCTTTCGCCATTGGCAAAAA ATATGTTGCTGGCAATGGATTTTATGTAGTTGGAGCTCACACTGATAGTCCTTGCATTAAGTTGAAGCCTGTTTCCAAG GTTACAAAAAGTGGGTATTTGGAGGTTGGTGTTCAACCATATGGAGGTGGGTTGTGGCATACATGGTTCGATCGTGATCTGACAGTGGCAGGGCGAGTGATTCTAAGAGAACAAAAAGATGGTTGTGTTGCCTACTCACATCAACTGGTTAGAGTCGTGGAGCCCATTATGCGTGTCCCAACCCTGGCAATTCACTTAGACAG GAATGTTAATAGTGACGGATTTAAGGTGAATACACAGAACCATCTTCTTCCAGTCCTGGCAACATCA TCAGAGCTCAATAAAGTGGTTGCTGAAAATGGTCCTGCTGGAAGTGGAGATCAAACTGAGGGGAAGAAATCCAATAAGGGCGCAACCACCAATAATTCAAAGCATCACTCAGTTTTACTAGAG ATAGTTGCAAATCAACTTGGATGTAAACCAGATGATATCTGTGATATGGAATTGCAAGCATGTGATACTCAACCAAGTGTAATAGGTGGTGCTGCCAAGGAATTCATTTTCTCGGGAAGGCTTGATAATCTCTGCATGTCATTTTGCTCTCTGAAG GCTCTGATAGATGCTACATCTTTGGAAAGTGATCTTGAGGATGAAAGTGGTGTGAGGATGGTGGCGTTGTTTGATCATGAGGAGATTGGGTCTAATTCAGCACAAGGTGCGGGATCTCCTGTTATGCTAGATGCTTTATCACGGATTACAAGCACGTTCAACTCAGATTCAAAG CTGCTTCAAAAAGCAATTCAAAAGAGTTTCCTTGTATCTGCTGACATGGCACATGCCCTTCATCCCAATTACACG GATAAGCACGAGGAAAATCATCAGCCAAAGATGCATGGGGGGCTTGTGATCAAACATAATGCAAATCAACGCTATGCAACCAATTCAATCACTGCTTTATTATTTCGGGAGATAGCATCAAAGCATAACCTTCCTGTTCAG GATTTTGTGGTCCGCAATGACATGCCTTGTGGTTCAACCATCGGTCCGATACTAGCAAGTGGTGTGGGGATTCGCACAGTGGATGTAGGCGCCCCTCAATTGTCAATGCACAGTATTAGAGAAATGTGT
- the LOC136228895 gene encoding probable aspartyl aminopeptidase isoform X1 has protein sequence MAKYDAPTDFINFLNASPTAFHAVDESKRLLINAGYVQVSEREDWKLEVGKRYFFTRNYSTIVAFAIGKKYVAGNGFYVVGAHTDSPCIKLKPVSKVTKSGYLEVGVQPYGGGLWHTWFDRDLTVAGRVILREQKDGCVAYSHQLVRVVEPIMRVPTLAIHLDRNVNSDGFKVNTQNHLLPVLATSVKSELNKVVAENGPAGSGDQTEGKKSNKGATTNNSKHHSVLLEIVANQLGCKPDDICDMELQACDTQPSVIGGAAKEFIFSGRLDNLCMSFCSLKALIDATSLESDLEDESGVRMVALFDHEEIGSNSAQGAGSPVMLDALSRITSTFNSDSKLLQKAIQKSFLVSADMAHALHPNYTDKHEENHQPKMHGGLVIKHNANQRYATNSITALLFREIASKHNLPVQDFVVRNDMPCGSTIGPILASGVGIRTVDVGAPQLSMHSIREMCAVDDIKHSYEHFKAFFQEISHLDSKITVDM, from the exons ATGGCGAAGTATGACGCTCCCACTGATTTCATCAACTTCTTAAATGCTTCTCCAACTGCTTTTCACGCTGTTG ATGAGTCCAAAAGGCTATTGATAAACGCCGGATATGTACAAGTTTCTGAGAGAGAAGATTGGAAGTTGGAAGTCGGGAAACGATATTTCTTTACCAGGAATTACTCTACGATTGTGGCTTTCGCCATTGGCAAAAA ATATGTTGCTGGCAATGGATTTTATGTAGTTGGAGCTCACACTGATAGTCCTTGCATTAAGTTGAAGCCTGTTTCCAAG GTTACAAAAAGTGGGTATTTGGAGGTTGGTGTTCAACCATATGGAGGTGGGTTGTGGCATACATGGTTCGATCGTGATCTGACAGTGGCAGGGCGAGTGATTCTAAGAGAACAAAAAGATGGTTGTGTTGCCTACTCACATCAACTGGTTAGAGTCGTGGAGCCCATTATGCGTGTCCCAACCCTGGCAATTCACTTAGACAG GAATGTTAATAGTGACGGATTTAAGGTGAATACACAGAACCATCTTCTTCCAGTCCTGGCAACATCAGTTAAG TCAGAGCTCAATAAAGTGGTTGCTGAAAATGGTCCTGCTGGAAGTGGAGATCAAACTGAGGGGAAGAAATCCAATAAGGGCGCAACCACCAATAATTCAAAGCATCACTCAGTTTTACTAGAG ATAGTTGCAAATCAACTTGGATGTAAACCAGATGATATCTGTGATATGGAATTGCAAGCATGTGATACTCAACCAAGTGTAATAGGTGGTGCTGCCAAGGAATTCATTTTCTCGGGAAGGCTTGATAATCTCTGCATGTCATTTTGCTCTCTGAAG GCTCTGATAGATGCTACATCTTTGGAAAGTGATCTTGAGGATGAAAGTGGTGTGAGGATGGTGGCGTTGTTTGATCATGAGGAGATTGGGTCTAATTCAGCACAAGGTGCGGGATCTCCTGTTATGCTAGATGCTTTATCACGGATTACAAGCACGTTCAACTCAGATTCAAAG CTGCTTCAAAAAGCAATTCAAAAGAGTTTCCTTGTATCTGCTGACATGGCACATGCCCTTCATCCCAATTACACG GATAAGCACGAGGAAAATCATCAGCCAAAGATGCATGGGGGGCTTGTGATCAAACATAATGCAAATCAACGCTATGCAACCAATTCAATCACTGCTTTATTATTTCGGGAGATAGCATCAAAGCATAACCTTCCTGTTCAG GATTTTGTGGTCCGCAATGACATGCCTTGTGGTTCAACCATCGGTCCGATACTAGCAAGTGGTGTGGGGATTCGCACAGTGGATGTAGGCGCCCCTCAATTGTCAATGCACAGTATTAGAGAAATGTGT